In Candidatus Chlorohelix allophototropha, one DNA window encodes the following:
- a CDS encoding tetratricopeptide repeat protein — translation MDEQIKQAIEADNIEEARRLIREALQNNPTADTYYYAARVALNDQQRESFLKKALELDPWHELAANELEKLSSRQLAPLMEYTPTVANPASLEIQTAIPTVTATVVHKKGVPVWTWLMMGVAVMVVAGVIIGALAVVSSNNQNVSATATAEAYKLAATATASVPTPTPKPVVIARSVGCLPEITDKTYTTEPMMQVCVTPKNPGQYSDVTVYARILQKRQPTSGLGAYAYFNYRYFPASLNSLTDADGIARIRVNTGVITVDYPVRVDITFFDSSGKKIQYTPKADENIFTPE, via the coding sequence ATGGACGAGCAGATTAAACAAGCGATTGAGGCGGATAATATAGAAGAAGCGCGCCGCCTTATCAGAGAAGCATTGCAAAATAACCCTACCGCCGACACTTATTATTATGCCGCGCGCGTAGCCTTGAATGACCAGCAGCGAGAGTCATTTCTCAAGAAAGCGTTGGAGCTTGACCCCTGGCATGAGCTTGCTGCTAATGAGTTGGAGAAACTTTCGAGCAGGCAACTAGCTCCGCTAATGGAATATACTCCGACAGTAGCTAATCCCGCTTCTCTTGAAATACAAACTGCTATTCCAACTGTAACAGCAACGGTGGTTCATAAAAAAGGCGTACCCGTCTGGACATGGTTGATGATGGGTGTGGCTGTGATGGTGGTTGCAGGGGTAATTATTGGCGCACTCGCGGTTGTAAGCTCTAATAACCAGAACGTATCGGCAACTGCCACCGCCGAGGCTTATAAGCTAGCCGCTACCGCTACCGCGTCGGTTCCCACACCTACGCCCAAGCCGGTTGTTATCGCCAGAAGCGTAGGGTGCTTACCTGAAATTACCGACAAGACCTATACTACCGAGCCGATGATGCAGGTTTGTGTAACACCGAAAAATCCGGGTCAATACAGTGATGTCACGGTTTATGCCCGCATTTTACAAAAACGTCAGCCTACTTCTGGACTAGGGGCATATGCTTATTTTAATTACCGATATTTTCCAGCAAGTCTAAATAGTCTTACGGATGCAGACGGCATTGCGAGAATAAGGGTCAATACCGGAGTTATCACGGTTGATTATCCGGTACGAGTAGATATCACCTTTTTTGACTCGTCTGGCAAGAAGATACAGTACACACCCAAAGCAGATGAGAATATTTTTACGCCAGAATAA